From the genome of Pseudomonas sp. TMP9, one region includes:
- the ung gene encoding uracil-DNA glycosylase — protein sequence MSTADNVKLEAGWKAALHEEFEKPYMRELGDFLRAEKAAGKQIYPPGALIFNALNSTPLAQVKVVVIGQDPYHGEGQAHGLCFSVQPGVKTPPSLVNIYKELKRDLNIDIPGHGNLQHWAEQGVLLLNTSLTVEHGIAGSHAKIGWQTFTDKVIEVVSQQQARLVFLLWGAHAQSKEKLIDTSKHLVLKSVHPSPLSAHRGFIGNGHFSRCNKFLVQHELSPIDWRLPEAC from the coding sequence ATGAGCACTGCCGATAACGTCAAACTCGAAGCGGGCTGGAAGGCCGCTCTGCATGAAGAGTTCGAGAAGCCCTATATGCGTGAGCTGGGTGATTTTCTGCGGGCGGAAAAGGCCGCAGGCAAGCAGATTTATCCGCCTGGTGCGCTGATCTTCAATGCGCTCAACTCCACTCCACTGGCTCAGGTCAAGGTGGTGGTGATTGGCCAGGACCCTTATCACGGCGAGGGTCAGGCTCACGGCCTGTGCTTCTCGGTGCAGCCGGGGGTGAAGACGCCGCCGTCGCTGGTGAATATCTATAAAGAGCTCAAGCGTGACCTGAATATTGATATTCCCGGCCATGGCAACCTGCAGCATTGGGCGGAGCAGGGCGTGCTGCTGCTCAACACCTCGTTGACGGTTGAGCATGGCATCGCCGGCTCCCACGCCAAGATTGGCTGGCAGACTTTTACCGACAAGGTGATCGAGGTGGTCAGCCAGCAGCAAGCGCGGCTGGTGTTTCTGCTCTGGGGCGCGCATGCGCAGAGCAAGGAAAAGCTGATCGATACCAGCAAGCACCTGGTGCTGAAATCAGTGCACCCTTCGCCACTGTCAGCGCACCGTGGTTTTATCGGTAATGGCCATTTCAGCCGCTGCAATAAATTCCTTGTGCAGCATGAACTGAGCCCGATCGATTGGCGTTTGCCTGAGGCGTGTTAA
- a CDS encoding extracellular solute-binding protein, with the protein MPLRSLLPILLLCLLSLPLEAKPLLRVLTWPGYADADLVAAFAERYNVDVEVTLVGNDDELRFKLSKDGGKHYDVITANTSEINHFVQQQLLQPLRLANLTNRNGQLQQFRQINDIPGLMHKGQAYGVPYVYGEMGLIYNRKMMDRPPNSIDSLWDPQWQGQVLAYDGSSHSFSLARQALAKPPFATPNEEMPATLTKLIELRRNVLSFYSLPEESVSLFTQNPVALMYANYGRQQLKLLQDAGADVGYVIPQEGAFAWLDCWAITRTSPNRDLAEQWINYSLEPQVSVALTERQGLENTLRTLHASNAPLHLIWLEPVANAELRAKLWQSILAGERPENVVQP; encoded by the coding sequence GTGCCATTACGCTCACTGCTACCCATACTCCTACTGTGCCTACTCAGCCTGCCATTAGAGGCCAAGCCACTGCTACGCGTCCTGACGTGGCCTGGCTATGCCGATGCCGACTTAGTCGCAGCTTTTGCTGAACGCTATAACGTCGACGTAGAGGTCACCCTTGTCGGTAACGATGACGAGTTGCGGTTTAAGCTGAGTAAGGATGGCGGCAAGCATTACGATGTAATCACCGCCAACACCTCCGAAATCAACCACTTCGTACAGCAGCAGCTGCTGCAACCCTTACGCTTGGCAAATTTGACCAATCGCAACGGCCAACTCCAGCAGTTTCGTCAGATCAACGACATTCCCGGCTTAATGCATAAGGGGCAGGCCTACGGAGTCCCTTATGTCTATGGCGAGATGGGGCTGATCTATAACCGCAAGATGATGGATCGCCCACCGAACTCGATTGACAGCCTCTGGGATCCGCAATGGCAGGGTCAAGTGCTGGCCTATGACGGCAGCAGTCACAGCTTCTCCCTGGCCCGCCAAGCCCTTGCTAAACCTCCCTTCGCGACACCAAACGAAGAGATGCCCGCCACGCTAACCAAGCTGATTGAGTTGCGGCGTAACGTGCTGAGCTTTTACAGCTTGCCGGAAGAGTCAGTAAGCCTGTTTACGCAAAACCCCGTTGCCTTGATGTATGCCAACTACGGTCGTCAGCAACTTAAGCTGTTACAGGATGCAGGCGCCGATGTGGGTTACGTGATCCCTCAGGAAGGTGCGTTTGCCTGGCTGGACTGCTGGGCAATTACTCGCACTTCGCCCAACCGTGACCTGGCTGAGCAATGGATCAACTACAGCCTTGAGCCACAAGTCAGCGTCGCCTTGACTGAGCGCCAGGGCCTGGAAAACACCTTGCGCACCCTGCACGCCTCAAACGCGCCCTTGCACCTGATTTGGCTTGAGCCTGTGGCAAACGCTGAACTGCGCGCCAAATTGTGGCAATCCATACTCGCCGGGGAGCGCCCGGAAAACGTAGTGCAGCCTTGA
- a CDS encoding AraC family transcriptional regulator — MPAYVDTSNWPLPVNGVRFITPPRLRRLLVKSPLASGCYPLALGFYPQAQGHGMQRTAPDDHLLIYCRAGQGWLDTPDGRLAVSGGDLLLLPKGIAHAYGADAQKPWTLYWVHFDGDLVADFVKPLGKGPLWRIGVQPRLLAELDALLNLRKQGLNLPHFIHAAHQLQVLLTSLAVLPTRATLKSGRVLDVDAVQAVMRAHLHGSLNLDELAAQFKLSRFHFAKTYRALTGHAPIQEFIQLKMAHACRLLDEGEQGIRQVAEQLGYEDVYYFSRLFRKVVGMAPNHYRALHQG, encoded by the coding sequence ATGCCTGCCTATGTGGATACCTCTAATTGGCCTCTGCCTGTCAACGGTGTGCGCTTTATCACGCCACCTCGACTACGGCGTTTATTAGTCAAAAGCCCACTGGCGAGTGGCTGCTACCCGCTGGCATTGGGTTTCTACCCGCAAGCGCAAGGGCACGGTATGCAGCGCACCGCGCCAGACGATCACCTGTTGATCTACTGCCGCGCCGGGCAGGGCTGGTTGGACACGCCGGATGGACGATTAGCTGTCAGTGGTGGTGATCTGCTGCTGTTGCCAAAAGGTATTGCTCACGCCTATGGCGCAGATGCCCAAAAACCTTGGACGTTGTATTGGGTGCACTTCGATGGCGACTTGGTGGCCGATTTTGTTAAACCGCTGGGCAAGGGGCCGCTGTGGCGTATCGGTGTGCAGCCACGCTTGTTGGCTGAGCTTGATGCGTTACTTAACCTGCGTAAACAAGGCCTTAACCTGCCTCACTTTATTCATGCGGCGCATCAGTTGCAGGTGCTGCTGACGTCCTTGGCGGTGTTGCCAACGCGCGCCACCTTGAAGTCTGGGCGGGTGCTGGATGTGGATGCGGTGCAGGCAGTGATGCGTGCCCACTTACATGGTTCGCTGAACCTCGATGAGCTGGCTGCGCAGTTCAAACTGTCGCGCTTTCACTTCGCCAAGACCTACCGCGCACTGACCGGGCACGCGCCGATTCAGGAATTTATCCAACTGAAAATGGCCCACGCCTGCCGCCTACTCGACGAAGGTGAGCAGGGCATTCGCCAGGTGGCGGAGCAGCTGGGGTATGAAGACGTGTATTACTTCTCGCGGTTGTTTCGCAAAGTGGTGGGCATGGCGCCCAACCATTACCGGGCGCTGCATCAGGGCTAG
- a CDS encoding CoA-acylating methylmalonate-semialdehyde dehydrogenase: MAKAIPQLIDGEWRESRTREFIEVTDPATQHVLALTPKATAEEIEAAIASAKAAFLTWREVPVSDRARVMLRYQHLLKEHHDELAEILAGETGKTLADAKGDVWRGIEVVEQACNIASLMMGETMENVARDIDTASWIQPLGVCVGITPFNFPAMIPLWMFPLAIAAGNTFILKPSEQDPLTPNRLAELFIEAGAPKGVLQVLHGAREVVDSLLTHPDIRAISFVGSVPVGQHIYRTGTAHLKRVQAFAGAKNHMVIMPDANKQQVLSNLVGASCGAAGQRCMAISVAVFVGESKQWIDELQAQMADLQPGYWTNGHAAFGPLISQQAKQRVIRIIAEGKAEGAECLLDGSHCTVEGYPNGNWIGATLFRGVTAKMSLYREEIFGPVLVCMQVDTLDEAIELVNASPYGNGTSIFTRSGGAARHYQHTVEVGQVGINVPVPVPLPFFSFTGWKGSFYGDLHAYGKQGVRFFTETKTVTSRWFDDDALASAAPAGPNMTIQLK, translated from the coding sequence ATGGCCAAGGCAATCCCACAGTTGATCGACGGCGAATGGCGCGAAAGCCGTACCCGCGAATTTATCGAAGTCACCGACCCGGCGACCCAGCACGTTTTGGCGCTCACGCCCAAGGCCACTGCCGAGGAAATTGAAGCGGCGATTGCCAGTGCCAAGGCAGCCTTCCTGACCTGGCGTGAAGTGCCAGTGTCTGACCGCGCGCGGGTGATGCTGCGGTATCAGCACTTGCTCAAAGAACACCACGATGAGCTGGCGGAAATCCTCGCAGGCGAAACCGGCAAAACCCTGGCCGACGCCAAGGGCGATGTGTGGCGCGGTATCGAGGTGGTCGAGCAGGCGTGCAATATCGCCAGCCTGATGATGGGCGAGACCATGGAAAACGTCGCCCGCGACATCGACACCGCCAGTTGGATTCAGCCACTCGGCGTATGCGTGGGCATCACCCCGTTTAACTTCCCGGCGATGATTCCGCTGTGGATGTTTCCCCTGGCCATCGCCGCCGGCAACACCTTTATTCTCAAGCCCTCCGAGCAAGACCCACTGACGCCTAATCGCCTCGCCGAGCTGTTTATCGAAGCCGGCGCCCCCAAAGGTGTGCTGCAAGTGCTGCACGGCGCTCGCGAAGTGGTCGACAGCTTGCTCACCCATCCGGACATTCGCGCTATCTCTTTTGTCGGTTCAGTGCCGGTTGGCCAGCACATCTACCGCACCGGCACCGCGCACCTAAAGCGCGTGCAAGCCTTTGCCGGGGCCAAGAACCATATGGTGATCATGCCCGACGCCAATAAACAGCAGGTACTGAGCAACTTGGTCGGCGCCAGTTGCGGCGCGGCCGGGCAGCGCTGCATGGCGATCAGCGTGGCGGTGTTCGTTGGCGAATCCAAGCAGTGGATTGATGAGCTGCAGGCACAAATGGCCGACCTGCAACCCGGTTACTGGACCAATGGTCACGCTGCCTTTGGCCCACTGATCAGCCAACAAGCCAAACAGCGGGTCATTCGCATCATTGCAGAAGGCAAAGCGGAAGGCGCCGAATGCCTGCTGGATGGTTCGCACTGCACGGTCGAGGGTTACCCGAACGGCAACTGGATCGGCGCCACCTTGTTTCGCGGTGTCACTGCAAAAATGAGCCTGTACCGCGAAGAAATCTTCGGCCCGGTACTGGTGTGCATGCAAGTCGACACGCTGGATGAAGCCATCGAACTGGTCAACGCCAGCCCCTACGGCAACGGCACCTCGATTTTTACCCGCTCCGGCGGCGCGGCGCGGCATTACCAGCACACGGTAGAAGTTGGCCAAGTGGGCATTAACGTACCGGTACCGGTGCCGCTGCCGTTCTTCTCGTTTACCGGTTGGAAGGGCTCGTTCTATGGCGACCTGCATGCCTATGGTAAACAAGGGGTACGGTTCTTTACCGAAACGAAAACGGTGACCAGCCGCTGGTTTGATGACGACGCCCTCGCCAGCGCTGCACCTGCCGGGCCGAATATGACCATACAACTCAAATAA
- a CDS encoding succinate dehydrogenase assembly factor 2 — translation MVDSVELNRLFWHSRRGMLELDVLLVPFVREVYPHLDAEDRERYRKLLESEDQDMFGWFMQRNQPEDDDLKRMVRMILDRVQPK, via the coding sequence ATGGTTGACTCAGTTGAACTCAATCGTCTTTTTTGGCATAGCCGCCGCGGCATGCTGGAGCTGGACGTATTGTTGGTGCCATTTGTACGTGAGGTGTATCCGCACTTGGATGCAGAAGACCGTGAGCGCTACCGCAAACTGCTTGAGTCTGAGGATCAGGACATGTTTGGCTGGTTTATGCAGCGCAATCAGCCTGAAGATGACGATCTCAAGCGCATGGTTCGGATGATTTTGGACCGTGTCCAGCCCAAGTGA
- a CDS encoding DUF6279 family lipoprotein, with amino-acid sequence MNLLRWPILKTLLLLLCVSLLVSACSRAGLAYRNLDWLVPWRLNDYLNLDSQQQAWLKPRLEAHLQWHCSAELPRYIDWLQTTEGILNQPQPDNRQLLEQFSQFDAALKRISVEITPTAIELLQGLNDEQINEFYAALDEDNLEDRQDYLEPPLALQISERRERMQARTKPWLGRLNSAQTDHIADWANGLGEQNRLWLENRQQWQTQLRAAFAQRHSADFAEQLTRLLQQREAFYSDEYRANYDRSRQALALLFGQLLGSADQSQRERLGHRLRDLRKDLSEQQCKA; translated from the coding sequence ATGAACCTTCTGCGCTGGCCTATCCTAAAAACCCTGTTGCTATTGCTCTGCGTCAGCCTGTTGGTCAGCGCTTGCAGCCGCGCCGGCCTGGCGTATCGCAACCTAGACTGGCTGGTGCCTTGGCGGCTGAACGACTATCTAAACTTGGATAGCCAGCAGCAGGCCTGGCTAAAGCCTCGCCTAGAGGCGCACTTGCAATGGCACTGCAGCGCCGAGTTGCCGCGTTATATCGACTGGCTGCAAACCACTGAGGGCATCCTCAACCAGCCGCAACCGGATAACCGCCAATTACTTGAGCAATTCAGCCAGTTCGATGCTGCACTTAAACGCATCAGCGTGGAAATCACCCCAACGGCGATCGAACTGCTGCAAGGGTTAAACGATGAGCAAATCAACGAATTCTATGCAGCACTCGATGAAGACAACCTAGAAGACCGCCAAGACTACCTTGAGCCACCGCTGGCTTTACAAATCAGCGAGCGACGCGAGCGCATGCAGGCACGGACGAAGCCTTGGCTGGGGCGCCTGAACAGCGCACAAACAGACCACATTGCAGACTGGGCCAATGGCCTCGGCGAGCAGAACCGGCTGTGGTTGGAAAACCGCCAACAATGGCAGACGCAGTTACGCGCCGCCTTCGCCCAACGTCACAGTGCCGACTTCGCCGAACAGCTGACACGCTTGCTGCAGCAACGTGAGGCGTTTTACAGCGACGAATACCGCGCCAACTATGATCGCTCACGCCAGGCGCTGGCGTTGTTGTTTGGCCAGTTGCTAGGCAGCGCTGATCAAAGCCAGCGTGAGCGCTTAGGCCATCGCCTGCGTGACCTGCGCAAGGACCTCAGCGAGCAGCAATGCAAAGCCTAA
- a CDS encoding diguanylate cyclase, producing the protein MKLSLGSKLTVLLCLFGLLLSGLASYYALSSSKQILIAAAKRDLLLANQVLGRNLQISLENFADDLKVLSTQSQPVDVLADMPRSNKEFAELTQLFTSMLNAHPEYQRIRLIDAKNHGLERINVDRHGMVASSALQEKGHFPYVFKTLKLVPGQLFFSEIAPSRLDPDKGLTLHLASPIWANDQHVLGLIVLSINIKKLFSRLQRDLPDYYQFFLANSQGELLLNPERNKSQTNGQGPSVMIQTQLPELLALLTGESSNMLSILPAKREQPTRLAAFTTVSFEAESKHLLLGLAVPEEHILAASRELDQRLIQIIVALSLITLLLSLWLARKMIRPLNQIGLAIAHFSKDLSLQPLPTERGDELGKLARDIRAMQEKILTQIVELNTNQKELQRMAHNDPLTGLPNRRLFFDRLQHAISNAERSGKLLGLLYVDLDHFKEINDSLGHAAGDEVLNNVAHLLASVTRSGDTVARLGGDEFVILFDEVESHATLLGIAQKLLALLQNRLLIDGKDLQVRASLGISLYPQDGSDAQTLLQNADRAMYNSKRSGRNTITSA; encoded by the coding sequence TTGAAACTCAGCCTTGGCAGTAAGCTCACCGTATTGCTCTGCTTATTCGGTTTGCTGCTCAGTGGGCTGGCCAGTTACTACGCCCTGAGCAGCAGCAAGCAAATCTTGATTGCTGCTGCCAAGCGCGATCTGCTGCTGGCCAATCAAGTATTGGGGCGTAACCTGCAGATCAGCCTGGAAAATTTCGCCGATGACCTCAAGGTACTCAGCACCCAGTCGCAACCGGTTGACGTGCTTGCAGACATGCCAAGGAGCAACAAAGAGTTTGCGGAGTTAACTCAGCTATTTACCTCCATGCTCAACGCCCACCCCGAGTACCAGCGTATTCGCCTGATCGACGCGAAAAACCATGGTTTGGAGCGCATCAACGTTGATCGCCACGGCATGGTTGCCAGCAGCGCTTTACAAGAAAAAGGCCATTTCCCCTATGTGTTTAAAACGTTGAAGTTAGTGCCAGGCCAGCTGTTCTTTTCTGAGATAGCCCCTTCGCGCCTTGATCCGGACAAAGGGTTAACACTCCACCTGGCCAGCCCTATTTGGGCCAATGACCAGCACGTACTCGGTCTGATAGTGCTGAGCATCAATATCAAGAAGCTATTCAGCCGCTTGCAGCGCGATCTGCCCGACTACTATCAGTTTTTTCTGGCCAACAGTCAGGGCGAACTGCTGCTCAACCCTGAGCGCAACAAGTCCCAGACCAACGGGCAAGGCCCCAGCGTAATGATTCAAACCCAGCTGCCGGAACTGCTTGCTTTACTTACAGGGGAAAGCAGCAACATGCTCAGTATTCTGCCAGCCAAACGTGAGCAGCCGACCCGGCTAGCGGCCTTTACCACCGTCAGCTTCGAAGCTGAGAGCAAGCATTTACTACTGGGCCTGGCAGTACCCGAGGAACATATCCTCGCAGCATCCCGCGAACTCGATCAGCGCCTGATACAAATCATCGTGGCGCTTAGCTTGATCACCCTGCTGCTCTCACTGTGGCTTGCGCGCAAGATGATTCGACCCCTGAATCAAATAGGCTTGGCAATCGCCCATTTCAGCAAAGACCTCAGCCTGCAGCCACTGCCAACCGAGCGCGGTGACGAACTTGGTAAGTTGGCCCGAGATATCCGCGCCATGCAGGAAAAAATCCTCACTCAGATAGTCGAACTCAACACGAACCAGAAAGAGCTGCAGCGCATGGCGCACAACGACCCGTTGACCGGCCTACCCAATCGCCGCCTGTTTTTCGATCGCCTGCAACACGCCATCAGTAACGCCGAACGCAGCGGCAAGTTGTTAGGCCTGCTTTATGTTGACCTCGATCACTTTAAGGAAATTAACGACAGCCTCGGCCACGCCGCCGGCGATGAGGTACTGAATAACGTGGCTCACTTGCTCGCCTCGGTGACCCGCAGTGGCGACACCGTGGCCCGCTTGGGCGGTGACGAGTTCGTCATACTCTTCGATGAGGTTGAGAGCCACGCCACCCTGCTGGGTATTGCCCAGAAGCTATTGGCCTTGCTGCAAAACCGCCTGTTGATCGATGGCAAAGACCTGCAGGTACGTGCCAGCCTCGGTATCAGCCTTTACCCGCAAGACGGTAGCGATGCGCAAACGCTGCTACAAAATGCCGACCGCGCCATGTACAACTCGAAGCGCAGTGGTCGAAATACCATCACCAGCGCCTAA
- a CDS encoding HDOD domain-containing protein, whose product MSKLAEKVQKELIQAIDSDELVLPTLPEVALKVREAAEDPDIGIPQLSKVIGNDAALTARIIKVVNSPLLRTNKEITDIQMAVARLGINYTCNLATGLAMEQMFQATSDVVDRKMREVWNKSTEIAGICHVLCKHYTRLLPDQATLAGLVHQIGVLPILTYAEEHSELLADSISLNHVIEQIHPIIGDRILRTWEFPEQIAMVPSQYLDFTRDSAKVDYVDIVQVATLQSYLGSEHPYTQLDWSQIPAFRKLGLDPSQNLNDDEDLSAAMEAAMSMLQ is encoded by the coding sequence ATGAGCAAGCTTGCCGAAAAAGTCCAAAAGGAGCTGATCCAGGCCATCGACAGCGATGAACTGGTACTGCCGACCCTGCCAGAAGTCGCGTTAAAAGTCCGCGAGGCAGCAGAAGACCCGGATATCGGCATCCCGCAACTGAGTAAAGTCATAGGCAACGACGCCGCCTTGACCGCGCGTATCATCAAAGTGGTCAACAGCCCGCTGCTGCGCACCAACAAAGAAATCACCGACATACAAATGGCTGTTGCGCGTCTGGGCATCAACTACACCTGTAACTTGGCCACAGGCCTTGCCATGGAACAGATGTTCCAGGCCACCAGCGATGTAGTTGACCGGAAAATGCGTGAAGTGTGGAATAAAAGCACCGAAATCGCCGGCATTTGCCACGTTCTCTGCAAGCACTACACCCGCCTGTTACCTGACCAAGCCACCCTCGCCGGCTTAGTCCATCAGATCGGTGTGTTGCCGATTCTGACCTACGCCGAAGAACACAGCGAACTGCTGGCCGACTCCATCAGCCTCAACCATGTGATTGAGCAAATACACCCGATCATCGGCGATAGAATCCTTCGCACGTGGGAGTTTCCCGAGCAGATCGCCATGGTCCCTAGCCAGTACCTGGACTTCACGCGCGACAGCGCCAAGGTCGATTATGTCGATATCGTCCAGGTCGCCACCCTGCAGAGCTATTTGGGCAGCGAGCACCCTTACACCCAGCTGGACTGGAGCCAGATCCCGGCATTCCGCAAGCTCGGCTTAGACCCAAGCCAGAATCTCAATGATGACGAAGACTTGTCGGCCGCCATGGAAGCCGCCATGAGCATGCTGCAGTAA
- a CDS encoding protein YgfX has translation MSSPSDAFECWWQPSRWLLACYGLIQGLALLSVGLVDIVLWAQMLGAAFCVAHALWVVPRYLLLTRPSAYRALRCNTLGWQVFSEVSGWQTIELHPDSLALPLAVLLRFRLAGQRRVRSLCIPRDSLARKQHRRLRVRLKFSRHRWAALK, from the coding sequence GTGTCCAGCCCAAGTGATGCCTTCGAGTGCTGGTGGCAGCCTTCGCGCTGGCTGCTGGCGTGCTATGGCCTGATCCAAGGGCTGGCACTGCTCAGTGTGGGGTTGGTGGATATTGTGCTGTGGGCGCAGATGCTCGGCGCGGCGTTCTGCGTCGCACATGCCCTTTGGGTCGTACCGCGGTATCTGCTGCTGACACGGCCTTCGGCTTACCGGGCGTTGCGTTGCAATACGCTGGGTTGGCAGGTGTTCAGCGAAGTCTCGGGTTGGCAAACTATTGAGCTGCACCCTGATAGCTTGGCGCTGCCGTTGGCTGTGCTGCTGCGCTTTCGTTTGGCCGGGCAGCGGCGCGTGCGTTCGCTGTGCATCCCGCGCGACAGCTTGGCGCGCAAGCAGCATCGGCGTTTACGGGTGCGGCTTAAATTCAGTCGTCATAGGTGGGCGGCACTAAAATAG
- a CDS encoding folate-binding protein YgfZ, translating to MADTAFYCTLSHEGLLAVRGPDANKFLQGQITCNLNYLSESYSSLGARCTPKGRMQSSFRVVAVSDGYLLAMASDLLEAQLNDLKKYAAFSKSKLADESCAWLRLGLSGGDSVLISLGLALPEATDSVVHNNELLALRLSDGRAELWIPANQSETVKALIASQLPEAPLNAWLLAQVRAGVGQVMGGTRELFIPQMINLQAVGGVSFKKGCYTGQEIVARMQYLGKLKRRLYRLELHDNQVPEPATALFSPARASSVGEVVLAARSATGIELLAVLQEDAAQDGHIHVGSAEGRTLSVLELPYTLDSDRDIQR from the coding sequence ATGGCCGACACCGCGTTTTATTGCACCCTCAGCCACGAAGGCCTCCTCGCCGTACGCGGCCCAGACGCCAACAAGTTCCTCCAGGGTCAAATCACCTGCAACCTTAATTACCTCAGCGAAAGTTACTCCAGCCTAGGTGCGCGCTGCACGCCCAAAGGTCGTATGCAGTCAAGCTTTCGTGTGGTCGCAGTCAGTGATGGCTACCTGTTAGCGATGGCCAGCGATCTGCTTGAAGCGCAGTTAAACGACCTGAAAAAATACGCAGCCTTTAGCAAATCTAAACTCGCTGACGAAAGTTGTGCCTGGCTGCGCCTGGGTTTGAGCGGTGGCGACAGCGTCCTGATTAGCCTCGGCTTAGCGTTGCCAGAGGCTACTGACAGCGTGGTGCACAACAATGAATTGCTAGCCCTTCGCTTAAGCGATGGCCGCGCCGAGCTGTGGATACCCGCCAACCAGAGCGAAACCGTCAAAGCGCTAATAGCCAGTCAACTGCCAGAGGCACCGCTTAATGCTTGGCTGTTGGCGCAAGTCCGGGCCGGCGTTGGCCAGGTCATGGGCGGCACCCGCGAGCTGTTCATTCCGCAGATGATCAATTTGCAAGCCGTGGGTGGCGTCAGCTTCAAAAAAGGCTGTTACACCGGGCAGGAAATCGTGGCGCGCATGCAATACCTCGGCAAGCTCAAACGCCGCCTGTACCGCTTAGAACTGCATGACAACCAAGTGCCAGAGCCCGCCACTGCATTGTTTTCGCCTGCGCGCGCATCCAGCGTCGGTGAGGTCGTGTTAGCAGCCCGCAGCGCAACGGGTATCGAACTGCTGGCGGTACTGCAAGAGGATGCCGCACAGGATGGCCATATTCACGTGGGTTCTGCCGAGGGCCGCACGCTGAGCGTCCTCGAATTGCCGTATACACTGGACTCAGATCGCGACATTCAGCGCTAA